From Planococcus halocryophilus, the proteins below share one genomic window:
- the tsaE gene encoding tRNA (adenosine(37)-N6)-threonylcarbamoyltransferase complex ATPase subunit type 1 TsaE, protein MTYTKKLNSPEETESFAIDLAERLEPGDLLTLEGDLGAGKTTFTKGLAKGLGIQRMVNSPTFTILKQYSGRLELNHFDVYRLENSDEDIGFDEFFNSEAVSVVEWARFIEEYLPKERLEITINRQSEQGRKMTLNPIGRRYENLCRELNL, encoded by the coding sequence ATGACATATACAAAAAAGCTGAATTCGCCAGAAGAAACCGAAAGTTTTGCAATTGACCTTGCAGAACGATTAGAACCCGGAGATTTGCTAACGCTTGAAGGAGATTTGGGTGCTGGAAAAACAACCTTCACGAAAGGCCTAGCTAAGGGTCTTGGGATTCAACGTATGGTAAACAGTCCAACTTTTACCATCTTAAAACAATACTCAGGACGTTTAGAGTTAAATCATTTTGATGTCTATCGTCTTGAGAATAGCGATGAAGATATCGGCTTTGACGAATTTTTCAATAGCGAAGCGGTGTCAGTTGTAGAATGGGCAAGATTCATTGAAGAATATTTGCCAAAAGAACGCTTAGAAATCACCATCAACCGACAATCTGAACAGGGACGAAAGATGACCTTAAATCCAATTGGCAGACGGTATGAAAATCTTTGCAGGGAGCTAAACTTATGA
- a CDS encoding redox-sensing transcriptional repressor Rex translates to MLQETSKIPQATTKRLPLYYRFLQNFANAGQKRISSQELSEAMKIDSATIRRDFSHLGALGKKGYGYDVQELLLFFRKTLDQDEATNVALIGVGGLGSAFLKYNFHRNHNTKIIVAFDSNSPLEGERISEIDTYHPDMIEEKIKEYGVELVILTVPSRSAQEVTDRLAKTDIKGILNFTPVRISVPDHIRVQTIDLSVELQTLIYQIKQQ, encoded by the coding sequence ATGTTACAAGAGACTTCTAAAATTCCGCAAGCCACAACAAAAAGGCTGCCGCTATATTATCGCTTTCTTCAAAACTTCGCGAACGCCGGACAAAAACGGATTTCCTCGCAGGAGTTAAGTGAAGCGATGAAAATTGACTCTGCCACGATTCGCCGTGATTTTTCTCATTTAGGCGCTCTTGGCAAAAAAGGCTATGGCTATGACGTTCAAGAATTACTGCTGTTTTTCCGCAAAACATTAGACCAAGACGAAGCGACCAATGTCGCATTGATCGGCGTTGGTGGACTAGGTAGTGCATTCTTAAAGTATAATTTTCACCGCAACCACAATACAAAAATTATCGTCGCATTTGATTCTAATAGTCCGTTAGAAGGCGAGAGAATCAGCGAGATTGATACGTATCACCCCGATATGATTGAGGAAAAGATTAAAGAATATGGTGTGGAACTGGTTATTTTAACGGTGCCTTCCCGGTCAGCTCAAGAAGTGACAGACCGTTTAGCGAAAACCGATATTAAAGGAATCTTAAATTTCACACCGGTTCGAATTTCGGTGCCTGATCATATTCGCGTCCAGACCATCGATTTGTCAGTAGAGCTGCAAACTTTGATCTACCAAATCAAGCAGCAATGA
- a CDS encoding type II CAAX endopeptidase family protein — MSYFQGQGMDRQAAGVATSGWLIFLTMGIGFILTLILVSRDKRFFDIWKGKKSSLLMSIVWGFLGFLLLLIGQSVAALIEMNFLGIDPGSENTASLVSIAEVVPLAIVSIVLFGPVLEELVFRRVLFGSLNQTTNFFFATAVSALTFALIHFDFTHLLLYFTTGLILAFLYQKTKSIITPIIAHILLNSYVMVIQLNMDKIMEFQKQLENLQ, encoded by the coding sequence ATGAGTTACTTTCAAGGGCAAGGCATGGACCGTCAAGCTGCTGGCGTTGCAACATCTGGCTGGTTAATCTTTTTGACCATGGGAATTGGCTTTATCTTAACGCTCATCCTCGTGTCGCGAGACAAACGCTTTTTCGATATTTGGAAAGGCAAAAAATCGTCTCTCCTTATGTCGATTGTATGGGGCTTTCTCGGCTTCTTGTTGTTACTTATCGGCCAATCAGTTGCCGCTTTAATCGAAATGAATTTTCTTGGCATAGATCCTGGTTCTGAAAACACCGCTTCATTAGTGAGCATTGCTGAAGTGGTTCCACTCGCGATTGTATCAATCGTCTTGTTTGGTCCAGTTCTTGAAGAACTGGTTTTCCGTCGCGTGTTGTTTGGTTCATTAAATCAGACAACCAATTTCTTTTTCGCCACTGCGGTGAGTGCCTTGACGTTCGCATTGATTCATTTCGACTTTACGCACCTGTTGCTGTATTTCACAACAGGATTGATCTTGGCGTTTTTATACCAAAAAACAAAAAGCATCATTACGCCAATCATCGCCCATATTCTTTTGAACAGTTACGTCATGGTCATTCAACTGAACATGGACAAAATCATGGAATTCCAAAAACAACTGGAAAATTTACAGTAA
- the tsaD gene encoding tRNA (adenosine(37)-N6)-threonylcarbamoyltransferase complex transferase subunit TsaD: MNKDIYILGIETSCDETAASVVKNGTEIISNVVASQIESHKRFGGVVPEIASRHHVEQITLVIEEALRLAQLEPHQLAAVAVTEGPGLVGALLIGVNAAKAFAFAHQLPLVGVHHIAGHIYANRLEQEMEFPLLALVISGGHTELIYMKEHGDFTVIGETRDDAAGEAYDKVARTLNLPYPGGPHIDRLAHASEEAITFPRIWLEEGSYDFSFSGLKSSVLNYMHNAAQRGETVAPEHVAAGFQNSVVEVVTGKTVRAAKEYNVRQVIAAGGVAANKGLRKSLESVFQEKEIPFYIPSLPLCTDNAAMIAAAGTVMYEKGLFGTMAMNGRPGMPLTSWI; the protein is encoded by the coding sequence ATGAATAAAGACATTTATATATTGGGAATTGAAACAAGTTGTGACGAAACAGCGGCTTCTGTTGTTAAAAATGGAACTGAAATTATCTCAAATGTTGTAGCTTCTCAAATAGAGAGCCATAAACGTTTTGGCGGCGTTGTACCTGAGATCGCTTCAAGACATCACGTTGAACAAATCACTTTGGTCATTGAAGAGGCTTTACGCTTGGCACAACTAGAACCGCATCAATTAGCTGCAGTTGCAGTAACAGAAGGACCCGGATTAGTGGGTGCTTTATTGATCGGTGTCAACGCTGCTAAAGCTTTTGCTTTTGCTCACCAACTACCTTTAGTAGGGGTACACCATATTGCAGGTCATATATATGCCAACCGTTTAGAACAGGAAATGGAATTTCCTCTTCTTGCTTTAGTTATTTCGGGTGGTCATACGGAGCTAATTTATATGAAAGAACATGGTGACTTTACCGTTATTGGAGAAACACGCGACGATGCAGCTGGAGAAGCTTATGATAAAGTGGCACGAACATTAAATCTTCCTTATCCTGGTGGACCTCATATTGATCGTTTGGCGCATGCTAGCGAAGAAGCCATAACGTTTCCAAGGATTTGGCTCGAAGAAGGATCTTATGATTTTAGTTTTAGTGGATTAAAATCGTCGGTCTTAAATTATATGCATAATGCAGCGCAGCGCGGAGAGACTGTAGCACCTGAACATGTTGCGGCTGGTTTCCAAAATAGTGTAGTAGAAGTGGTAACGGGTAAAACAGTTCGTGCAGCCAAAGAATATAACGTTCGTCAAGTGATTGCAGCAGGTGGCGTTGCAGCGAATAAAGGATTGAGAAAATCATTGGAATCTGTATTCCAAGAAAAAGAAATTCCTTTCTATATTCCTTCATTGCCATTATGTACGGATAACGCAGCTATGATTGCAGCAGCAGGAACTGTTATGTACGAAAAAGGACTTTTTGGTACAATGGCGATGAATGGGCGACCAGGTATGCCATTAACATCATGGATTTAA
- the tatC gene encoding twin-arginine translocase subunit TatC, with protein sequence MPENEMTLIEHIGELRKRLTILVVFFVLAIIVSFFLAQPLIQYLQYTEEAKNLTLNAFKITDPLKIFMQVTMILALIMTSPLIMYQFWAFISPGLLDKERRATLSYIPFSVLLFLGGIAFAYLILFPYVIGFMLNISDNMNIQETIGINEYFQFLFQITLPFGVIFQLPVVMLFLTRLGIITPMLMTKYRKFSYLGLVIIAAFITPPDIVSHMIVTLPLIILYEFSVMIAKVGYRKFLKAEQQQAIEDQQESLPPN encoded by the coding sequence ATGCCAGAAAATGAGATGACATTAATTGAACATATAGGAGAACTCAGAAAACGGCTGACCATCTTAGTCGTTTTCTTTGTATTAGCGATTATTGTGAGCTTTTTCCTCGCACAACCGCTAATTCAGTACTTGCAGTATACCGAAGAAGCAAAAAATCTTACGTTGAATGCGTTCAAAATTACAGATCCATTAAAGATCTTTATGCAAGTGACAATGATTTTAGCGTTAATCATGACTTCACCACTAATCATGTACCAATTCTGGGCGTTTATTAGCCCAGGACTTCTAGATAAAGAGCGGAGAGCTACACTCAGTTACATTCCGTTTTCTGTACTATTGTTTTTAGGTGGAATTGCTTTTGCCTATTTGATTTTGTTTCCGTACGTTATCGGATTTATGTTGAACATATCCGATAATATGAATATCCAGGAAACAATCGGCATTAATGAATATTTCCAATTCTTGTTCCAAATTACGTTGCCGTTCGGCGTGATTTTTCAGCTGCCGGTAGTGATGTTGTTTTTAACAAGACTTGGAATTATTACACCAATGTTGATGACCAAGTATCGTAAGTTTTCGTATCTTGGATTGGTGATTATTGCGGCGTTTATTACACCGCCCGACATCGTTTCGCATATGATCGTCACGTTACCGCTTATTATTTTGTACGAATTTAGTGTCATGATTGCTAAAGTCGGATACCGCAAATTCTTAAAAGCAGAGCAGCAACAAGCGATTGAAGACCAACAAGAAAGCCTTCCACCGAATTAA
- the rimI gene encoding ribosomal protein S18-alanine N-acetyltransferase encodes MSEIVNYRKMTVEDIDVVYEIEKLSFTLPWTKDAFYNEMNINEHAYYVIAETDEGIVGYCGMWLVMDEAHVTNIAIHPDHRGKKLGGGLMEAAIETAKAQGAVLMTLEARVSNTVAQNLYRKLGFKNGGIRKRYYTDNYEDAIVMWVKFDE; translated from the coding sequence ATGAGTGAAATTGTAAATTATAGAAAAATGACTGTCGAAGATATAGATGTGGTTTATGAAATTGAAAAATTGTCTTTTACACTGCCTTGGACTAAAGATGCTTTTTATAATGAAATGAATATTAATGAGCATGCGTACTATGTAATTGCTGAAACGGATGAAGGTATTGTTGGGTATTGTGGAATGTGGCTCGTAATGGATGAAGCACATGTTACCAATATCGCTATTCACCCTGACCATCGTGGCAAAAAACTAGGCGGCGGTTTGATGGAAGCGGCAATTGAGACAGCGAAAGCGCAAGGTGCCGTGTTAATGACATTAGAAGCACGAGTCAGCAATACAGTAGCTCAAAATCTTTACCGGAAATTAGGATTTAAAAATGGTGGCATTCGTAAGCGGTATTATACGGATAATTACGAAGATGCCATAGTTATGTGGGTGAAATTCGATGAATAA
- the groES gene encoding co-chaperone GroES: MLRPLGDRVIIELIEAEEKTSSGIVLPGSAQEKPQEGHVIAVGNGLIRENGQRTELDVQAGDRVIFSKYAGSELKYEGKEYLILRENDILAVLG, encoded by the coding sequence TTGTTAAGACCACTAGGAGATCGTGTAATTATTGAGCTCATCGAAGCGGAAGAAAAAACATCAAGCGGTATCGTTTTACCGGGATCAGCACAAGAAAAACCGCAGGAGGGCCATGTGATCGCTGTAGGAAATGGACTTATTCGTGAAAACGGACAGCGCACAGAACTAGACGTGCAAGCTGGCGATCGCGTTATCTTCTCGAAATACGCAGGCTCTGAATTAAAATATGAAGGCAAAGAATATTTGATCTTACGTGAAAACGATATATTAGCAGTTTTAGGCTAA
- a CDS encoding twin-arginine translocase TatA/TatE family subunit — protein MPGPMSIIVIGVVALLVFGPKKLPELGKAFGSSLREFKNATKGLVDDDDDKVDLKKKEEQKEIR, from the coding sequence ATGCCAGGTCCAATGAGTATCATCGTTATCGGTGTTGTTGCTTTACTTGTTTTCGGTCCAAAAAAATTACCGGAACTTGGAAAAGCATTCGGTTCGTCTTTACGTGAGTTCAAGAACGCTACAAAAGGACTTGTAGACGATGACGACGATAAAGTAGATTTGAAAAAGAAAGAAGAGCAAAAGGAAATACGATAG
- the tsaB gene encoding tRNA (adenosine(37)-N6)-threonylcarbamoyltransferase complex dimerization subunit type 1 TsaB: MIYLGIDTSNSPLSLALIEDGRVLIEETSNLKINHSLTAMPAIEEMMKKAKITPAELTHIAVAEGPGSYTGVRIGLTIAKTLAWSLKIPLHLVSSLKVLAANEQGFEGLVCPIMDARRGTAFIGLYEGVGLVPVFADQHSDVKEFLLKIKDLHRPVLFTGVDAKLHEELITEVFGEQAQWSGISNRLPRASNLIMLAQKSEESAVHHAVPEYRRITEAEANYNKAQEGKNV; the protein is encoded by the coding sequence ATGATCTATCTTGGAATTGATACCTCAAATTCTCCTTTGTCTCTCGCATTAATCGAAGACGGAAGAGTTTTAATAGAAGAAACATCTAATTTAAAAATCAACCATTCGTTAACAGCTATGCCTGCAATTGAAGAAATGATGAAAAAGGCAAAAATTACACCTGCTGAATTGACGCATATTGCAGTAGCTGAAGGTCCGGGTTCTTACACGGGTGTACGTATTGGCCTAACCATTGCAAAAACATTGGCTTGGTCATTAAAAATCCCTCTACACCTTGTTTCTAGTTTAAAGGTGCTTGCAGCAAATGAGCAGGGGTTTGAAGGACTAGTTTGTCCCATAATGGATGCTCGCCGTGGAACAGCTTTTATTGGCTTGTATGAAGGTGTGGGGTTAGTGCCTGTTTTTGCTGATCAGCATAGCGACGTAAAAGAATTCTTGCTCAAAATTAAAGATCTCCATCGACCTGTGCTGTTTACCGGAGTAGACGCTAAATTGCACGAAGAACTTATTACAGAAGTGTTTGGTGAACAGGCACAATGGAGTGGAATTTCAAACAGGTTGCCACGCGCATCAAATCTGATTATGTTGGCTCAAAAATCTGAGGAAAGCGCAGTTCACCACGCGGTTCCTGAGTATCGCCGCATCACAGAAGCAGAAGCAAACTACAATAAAGCTCAAGAAGGCAAAAATGTATGA
- a CDS encoding ABC-F family ATP-binding cassette domain-containing protein, giving the protein MIVLQVNQVHKSFGAEEILSGVKLEVQHRDRVALVGRNGAGKSTLLKIIAGEMSYDSGDISMPKDLTIGYLEQQSNLESDATVWDEMMKIFHHFREQEAKLRHLEAQMASPDIYNNPEENDKVMKEYDLLQHDFKDAGGYQYESDTRAILHGMKFYPDDYDKKVTSLSGGQKTRLMLAKHLLSKPELLILDEPTNHLDIETLSWLENYLKNYPGALLIVSHDRYFLDQVVTLVYEVSRHRIKKYTGNYSRYLDEKAKQYELDQKQFEKQQGEKAKLEDYVQRNLARASTTKMAQSRRKVLQKTDWMEAPDGNEKSASFGFTIGKQSGNDVLNVQSLAIGYGTEPVSKDISLKLYRQESLALVGPNGVGKSTLLKTIMNELKPLEGNIHYGTGIQFGYYDQEQANLKGNKLVLNEIWDDYPLINEKDIRGILGRFLFTGDDVLKPVSTLSGGEKARVALAKLMMQKANVLLLDEPTNHLDLDSKEVLENSLLDYPGTLLFVSHDRYFMNRIATKVSELTQDGTTEYLGDYDYYVEKKLEIAELKALDEAGSVTEVKAPVAASTSQIDKEAKKLERQLVRQSEEIEQTMEKLDLQITDIEEQLCKPEIFQDHERVLPLQNELEKLKSAHEEVMTQWLEIQEKIENI; this is encoded by the coding sequence ATGATTGTTTTACAAGTAAACCAAGTCCATAAATCATTTGGCGCGGAAGAGATTCTCTCAGGCGTCAAATTAGAAGTACAACACCGTGACCGCGTGGCATTAGTAGGCCGCAACGGCGCAGGAAAATCGACCTTATTGAAAATCATAGCTGGAGAGATGTCATACGATAGCGGCGATATTAGCATGCCGAAAGATTTGACAATTGGCTATTTAGAACAACAATCCAATTTAGAGTCAGACGCGACTGTTTGGGATGAAATGATGAAAATTTTCCATCATTTCCGTGAACAAGAAGCGAAACTTCGTCATCTAGAAGCTCAAATGGCCAGTCCCGACATCTATAACAACCCTGAAGAAAACGACAAAGTGATGAAAGAATACGATCTTTTGCAACATGACTTTAAAGATGCAGGCGGTTATCAATACGAATCGGATACACGCGCGATTCTTCACGGCATGAAATTTTACCCGGACGATTACGACAAAAAAGTGACGTCTTTATCGGGTGGGCAAAAAACGCGCCTTATGTTGGCTAAACATTTGCTTAGCAAACCTGAGCTTTTAATTCTCGATGAGCCGACCAACCATTTGGACATCGAAACCCTAAGCTGGCTGGAAAACTACTTAAAGAATTATCCGGGTGCTTTGCTCATTGTTTCCCATGACCGTTATTTCCTCGACCAAGTGGTAACGCTTGTCTATGAAGTATCTCGTCACCGCATTAAAAAATATACTGGGAACTACAGCCGATACTTGGATGAAAAAGCGAAACAATACGAACTTGACCAAAAGCAGTTTGAAAAACAACAAGGGGAAAAAGCCAAGCTTGAAGATTATGTCCAGCGCAACTTAGCCCGAGCTTCCACAACGAAAATGGCACAAAGCCGCCGGAAAGTCTTGCAGAAAACCGATTGGATGGAAGCCCCCGATGGCAATGAAAAGTCAGCAAGCTTCGGATTCACGATTGGCAAACAAAGCGGTAACGACGTGTTAAATGTTCAATCGTTAGCTATTGGATATGGCACCGAACCTGTATCAAAAGACATTTCATTAAAACTATATCGGCAAGAAAGTTTAGCGCTCGTTGGACCGAACGGTGTCGGAAAATCCACTTTGCTAAAAACCATCATGAACGAGCTGAAACCACTCGAAGGAAATATCCATTATGGCACCGGGATTCAATTTGGCTATTACGACCAAGAACAAGCTAATTTAAAAGGCAATAAGCTGGTATTAAACGAGATATGGGATGACTACCCTCTGATCAACGAAAAAGACATACGTGGCATATTAGGACGCTTTCTATTTACCGGTGATGATGTGCTAAAACCTGTCTCTACTTTATCGGGTGGCGAAAAAGCGCGTGTGGCACTTGCGAAGTTAATGATGCAAAAAGCCAATGTGCTGTTACTCGATGAGCCGACCAATCACTTAGACCTCGACAGTAAAGAAGTATTGGAAAATTCATTATTGGATTATCCGGGCACATTGCTTTTCGTTTCGCATGACCGTTACTTTATGAACCGCATTGCCACAAAGGTCAGCGAACTTACGCAAGATGGCACGACCGAATACTTGGGTGACTACGATTATTACGTTGAGAAAAAACTCGAAATTGCTGAACTAAAAGCACTTGATGAAGCCGGTTCGGTCACTGAAGTAAAAGCGCCAGTTGCTGCCTCCACTTCGCAGATAGACAAAGAAGCGAAAAAACTCGAACGCCAATTGGTTCGACAATCTGAAGAGATTGAACAAACGATGGAAAAATTAGATTTACAAATTACTGATATCGAAGAACAACTATGCAAACCTGAAATCTTCCAAGATCATGAACGGGTGCTGCCACTTCAAAATGAGTTAGAAAAACTTAAATCGGCTCATGAAGAAGTTATGACGCAATGGCTTGAAATTCAGGAAAAAATTGAAAATATTTAA